Proteins from a single region of Juglans microcarpa x Juglans regia isolate MS1-56 chromosome 5S, Jm3101_v1.0, whole genome shotgun sequence:
- the LOC121267632 gene encoding uncharacterized protein LOC121267632, translating into MLGIQRVPVKFPAAKILGELTDGEIERSFETSMKLSVNFALEEPVSNSMKSQKMGRCLACGNCLAGCPYNAKSSTDKNYLLSAIQAGCDVKTECQVHYVVKNPYEISQECRISRKRRRWHVYLNEIDYITADFLVLSAGVFGTTEILFQSQMRGLKLSDSLGSGFSCNGNTVAYLAGSPAPLSSYGLNRKQLSKIHFQERPGPSISSSYTYSSGFTIQGAVLPTAYPYLLFKGITTYGWPTGFWFFHGVLDKIKHVTNFKASQAMVLNAMGYDDNDGKITFHKDMNRICFSPPNDPLLPRKLNAFQKLTKKLGGILFISRYRSTSVHHLGGCNASSDHLCGVCNPSGQVFDPEGPATVHAGLYVCDASLIPCSVGINPSLTIATAAEYVSKHLVRDVLMYKNNNNVELPVKTDHQSPHSTPEKNTRRDWRSMVIFKETMRGYIGGMPSTAYLKMKMNSRDKKGLGEWKWSIRECHHLLRGKVGGYVEFKAIEKAKLHVLEGKINLCKVDCRTPYTQYMHYHLLLVASSGSRYVLEGKKILNPYLFALNAWRETTTLHVTFRKVVMNNSGEDEMNLKGEFHISMTEILKSLLSLEGNNRGRLIHLLLRTLLRTYILQIPRGSHKDFTISDSCLKRYPSSTLHEIKTEDGFFISCRQWKCTRIPLTLEGPKQRKPVLLLNGHSTESYSLPTEPNDLVRTLLEEGHETWLLQPRLHPLNPSNYFTIEDIGRFDVPAAINKILELHGQHTTIHVVAHCVGGLAVHIALMGGHVSSAHIASLSCTNSSMFFKLNASSMFKMWLPLIPLSMVILGKNKILPLLETSKASRRHRLLQYIARWIPRCERCTCNECEVFSGIFGNTFWHENISPSMHYWLHKESLTRLPMATFPHLRKICKAGFIVDNNGNNSYLIHPERMALPTLYISGGRSLLVTPETSFLAHKYMKLHQPAFRHERIVVEGFGHSDLLIGEESYEKVFPHILSHIRSSAEGGKNGETIADGRKYSKESLEWENDSYEEYGGFRSWFPPLAVILLFLFFFFSSSCF; encoded by the exons ATGCTGGGAATACAAAGAGTTCCTGTCAAGTTCCCTGCTGCGAAAATCTTGGGAGAATTAACTGATGGAGAGAttgaaagaagttttgagaCTTCAATGAAGCTAAGCGTGAATTTTGCTCTTGAAGAACCAGTGTCCAATTCAATGAAGTCTCAAAAAATGGGTCGCTGCTTAGCCTGTGGAAACTGTCTTGCTGGGTGTCCTTATAATGCCAAAAGTTCTACTGACAAAAATTATCTACTTTCAGCAATCCAG GCAGGATGTGATGTGAAAACAGAATGTCAGGTTCACTACGTGGTTAAAAACCCATATGAAATTTCCCAAGAATGCAGAATTAgcagaaagagaagaagatggCATGTCTACTTGAATGAGATTGACTATATAACTGCTGATTTTTTAGTCCTCTCAG CGGGAGTTTTCGGCACAACCGAGATACTTTTCCAGTCACAAATGAGAGGATTGAAACTGTCAGATTCACTTGGGTCTGGATTCAGCTGTAATGGAAACACTGTGGCCTATCTTGCTGGAAGCCCTGCACCGTTGAGTTCATATGGATTAAACAGAAAGCAGCTCTCGAAGATACATTTTCAAGAACGGCCAGGGCCATCCATCTCTTCATCTTACACATATTCATCGGGCTTCACAATCCAG GGAGCTGTGCTTCCAACAGCATATCCTTACCTGCTGTTTAAAGGGATCACAACTTACGGATGGCCAACTGGCTTCTGGTTCTTTCATGGGGTACTTGACAAGATAAAACATGTTACAAATTTTAAAGCAAGCCAAGCAATGGTACTTAATGCAATGGGATATGATGACAACGACGGGAAAATTACGTTTCACAAGGACATGAATAGAATCTGCTTTAGTCCACCCAATGATCCTTTACTCCCAAGAAAACTCAATGCCTTTCAAAAGCTCACTAAGAAATTAGGAGGAATCCTCTTCATATCAAGGTACCGAAGCACATCAGTTCATCATTTAGGTGGGTGCAATGCATCATCAGATCATTTATGTGGTGTTTGTAACCCCAGTGGTCAGGTTTTTGACCCAGAAGGTCCTGCCACAGTACATGCAGGTCTCTATGTCTGCGATGCTTCTCTAATCCCATGTTCTGTTGGCATAAATCCCTCTCTTACAATCGCAACTGCAGCTGAATACGTAAGCAAGCACCTTGTGAGGGATGTTCTCATGTACAAGAACAATAATAACGTTGAACTTCCTGTTAAAACTGATCATCAAAGTCCTCATTCTACTCCCGAGAAGAATACAAGGCGTGATTGGAGATCAATGGTCATCTTTAAAGAGACCATGAGAGGTTATATTGGGGGTATGCCATCCACggcttatttgaaaatgaaaatgaactcTCGAGATAAGAAGGGCCTGGGTGAGTGGAAATGGAGTATAAGAGAATGTCATCATCTTCTAAGAGGGAAAGTTGGTGGATACGTGGAATTTAAAGCCATTGAGAAGGCCAAGTTACATGTCTTAGAAGGGAAAATAAATCTGTGTAAAGTAGATTGCAGAACTCCTTACACTCAGTATATGCATTATCATCTTCTCCTAGTAGCTTCTTCTGGCTCAAG ATATGTTCTTGAGGGGAAGAAGATACTGAATCCTTATCTCTTTGCTTTAAATGCTTGGCGGGAGACGACAACATTGCATGTGACATTCAGGAAAGTTGTTATGAACAATTCAGGGGAAGACGAGATGAATCTCAAAGGCGAGTTTCATATCTCCATGACTGAAATTTTGAAGAGCTTGTTAAGCCTCGAAGGAAACAATAGAGGAAGGCTCATACACCTTTTATTACGTACTCTTCTAAGAACCTATATCCTACAGATACCGAGAGGGAGTCACAAGGACTTCACCATATCAGATTCATGCCTTAAACGTTATCCAAGCAGCACCCTGCACGAAATAAAAACAG AAGATGGTTTTTTTATCAGTTGCAGGCAATGGAAGTGCACCCGAATCCCATTGACGCTAGAAGGACCAAAACAACGAAAACCAGTTCTCCTTCTAAATGGGCATTCTACTGAGAGTTATTCATTGCCTACAGAACCAAATGATTTAGTCAGAACTTTACTGGAAGAGGGGCATGAAACATGGCTACTGCAACCGAGATTGCATCCTCTGAATCCTTCAAACTACTTCACGATTGAAGATATTGGAAGATTTGATGTTCCAGCTG CGATAAATAAGATCCTTGAACTACATGGGCAGCACACAACTATACATGTCGTTGCACATTGTGTTGGAGGCTTAGCCGTACATATAGCTTTAATGGGGGGGCATGTATCTTCAGCCCATATAGCCTCCCTGTCATGCACCAACTCTTCAATGTTCTTCAAGCTTAATGCTTCATCAATGTTCAAAATGTGGCTTCCTCTGATCCca CTATCAATGGTTATACTAGGAAAGAACAAAATCCTGCCTTTGTTGGAAACATCAAAGGCCAGTAGGCGTCATCGGCTCCTGCAATATATTGCCCGCTGGATACCACGGTGTGAAAGATGCACCTGCAACGAATGTGAGGTATTTTCTGGCATATTTGGAAACACATTCTGGCATGAAAACATAAGCCCCAGCATGCACTACTGGTTGCACAAAGAAAGTTTGACAAGGCTTCCCATGGCAACATTTCCCCATCTCAGAAAAATATGCAAGGCCGGTTTCATCGTTGATAACAATGGCAACAACTCGTATTTGATCCATCCTGAGAGAATGGCCCTTCCTACCCTTTATATTTCTGGAGGACGGAGTCTCCTCGTGACTCCAGAGACTTCATTTCTTGCTCACAAGTACATGAAGTTACACCAGCCTGCATTTAGACATGAAAGAATCGTTGTGGAGGGTTTTGGGCATTCTGACCTATTAATTGGAGAGGAGTCGTATGAGAAGGTTTTTCCTCACATTCTGTCTCATATCAGATCATCAGCTGAAGGAGGAAAAAATGGTGAAACCATTGCCGATGGAAGGAAGTACAGTAAAGAGTCCTTGGAGTGGGAAAATGATTCATACGAAGAATATGGTGGATTTAGGAGTTGGTTTCCTCCTTTAGCTGTCATTTTGCTgtttctattcttctttttctcatcGTCTTGTTTCTAG
- the LOC121267914 gene encoding cholesterol oxidase-like: protein MKEPAEFARRLGDGEEDGYDAVVVGSGYGGSVAACRMSMAGIKVCLIEKGRRWEAHDFPTDSLKIMSAVRMENHNLGVSFGPKDALFQVHEQNDSLAVVACGIGGGSLVNAGVMVPTPGLGYL from the exons atgaaggaaccagCAGAGTTTGCAAGAAGGCTTGgtgatggagaagaagatggttATGATGCTGTTGTTGTGGGGTCTGGATATGGTGGTTCTGTTGCTGCTTGTCGCATGTCAATGGCCGGCATAAAGGTATGTTTAATTGAAAAAGGGCGGAGATGGGAAGCTCATGATTTTCCAACAGACAGCTTGAAGATCATGTCTGCTGTAAGGATGGAGAACCATAACTTAGGTGTCAGCTTTGGCCCAAAAGATGCTCTATTCCAG GTACATGAACAAAATGATTCTCTAGCAGTGGTGGCCTGTGGGATTGGTGGAGGTTCACTTGTGAATGCAGGGGTTATGGTGCCAACCCCA GGATTGGGATATTTGTGA
- the LOC121267636 gene encoding sorting nexin 1-like isoform X1, whose protein sequence is MITTQRSISGSSQSPRSPSSQPYLSVSVTDPVKLGNGVQAYISYRVITKTNLPEYQGPEKIVIRRYSDFVWLHDHLFEKYKGIFIPPLPEKSAVEKFRFSSEFIEMRCQALDTFVNRIASHRELQQSEDLRTFLQADEETMERLTSQETGIFKRKPADLMQIFKDVQSRVSDVVLGKEKPVEESNPEYEKLKHYIFELENHLAEAQKHAYRLVKRHRELGQSLSDFGKAVKLLGACEGNSLGKAFSDLGTKSETLSVKLQKEAHQLLMNFEEPLKDYVRSVQSIKATIAERANAFRRQCELAETIKLKEINLNRLVLVRSVKVGEAEFEYNQLKAESEEATRMFEKIMRLMNEEIVHFQEQKTLDMGIAFQEFAKGQARLANGIATAWRSLLPKLEACSSS, encoded by the exons ATGATTACAACG CAGAGGAGTATATCGGGGTCGTCGCAGAGCCCTAGATCCCCGTCTTCGCAACCGTACCTTTCGGTTTCGGTGACTGATCCTGTGAAATTGGGCAATGGCGTCCAAGCCTATATCTCCTACCGTGTCATCACTAAG acAAATTTACCTGAGTACCAAGGCCCAGAGAAGATTGTTATTCGACGCTACAGTGATTTTGTTTGGTTACACGATCATCTTTTTGAGAAGTACAAAGGAATTTTTATCCCTCCTCTTCCGGAGAAAAGTGCCGTAG AGAAGTTTCGTTTCAGTTCTGAATTCATTGAAATGAGGTGTCAAGCTTTGGATACATTTGTTAATCGCATAGCTTCGCATCGTGAGCTTCAACAAAGTGAGGATCTGAGAACCTTCTTGCAGGCAGATGAAGAG ACAATGGAGAGGTTAACGTCCCAAGAGACTGGTATTTTTAAGAGGAAGCCAGCCGATTTGATGCAAATCTTCAAG GATGTTCAATCTAGAGTGAGCGACGTCGTTCTCGGGAAGGAAAAACCAGTGGAAGAGTCAAATCCTGAATACGAGAAGCTAAAGCACTACATCTTTGAGCTTGAGAACCACTTGGCTGAAGCTCAGAAGCATGCATATCGTCTTGTGAAAAGGCATAGAG AGTTGGGGCAATCTTTGTCAGACTTTGGGAAGGCAGTGAAACTTCTTGGTGCTTGTGAAGGAAATTCCCTAGGAAAGGCTTTTTCTGACCTTGGGACAAAATCAGAGACGTTGTCAGTTAAGCTGCAAAAGGAG GCACACCAACTCTTGATGAACTTTGAAGAGCCCTTGAAAGATTATGTACGCTCCGTGCAATCGATTAAG GCTACTATAGCAGAGAGGGCCAATGCCTTTAGGCGACAATGTGAACTGGCTGAAacaataaagttaaaagagattAATCT TAACAGACTCGTACTAGTACGTTCTGTTAAGGTGGGAGAAGCAGAATTTGAGTATAACCAG CTGAAGGCAGAGAGTGAGGAAGCAACAAGaatgtttgagaaaattatgCGACTGATGAACGAAGAGATTGTGCATTTTCAGGAACAAAAAACTTTAGATATGGGGATTGCTTTTCAGGAATTTGCAAAAGGACAGGCGCGCCTGGCAAATGGTATTGCAACTGCTTGGCGAAGTCTTCTTCCTAAACTTGAAGCTTGTTCCTCCTCATGA
- the LOC121267636 gene encoding sorting nexin 1-like isoform X2, whose amino-acid sequence MITTRSISGSSQSPRSPSSQPYLSVSVTDPVKLGNGVQAYISYRVITKTNLPEYQGPEKIVIRRYSDFVWLHDHLFEKYKGIFIPPLPEKSAVEKFRFSSEFIEMRCQALDTFVNRIASHRELQQSEDLRTFLQADEETMERLTSQETGIFKRKPADLMQIFKDVQSRVSDVVLGKEKPVEESNPEYEKLKHYIFELENHLAEAQKHAYRLVKRHRELGQSLSDFGKAVKLLGACEGNSLGKAFSDLGTKSETLSVKLQKEAHQLLMNFEEPLKDYVRSVQSIKATIAERANAFRRQCELAETIKLKEINLNRLVLVRSVKVGEAEFEYNQLKAESEEATRMFEKIMRLMNEEIVHFQEQKTLDMGIAFQEFAKGQARLANGIATAWRSLLPKLEACSSS is encoded by the exons ATGATTACAACG AGGAGTATATCGGGGTCGTCGCAGAGCCCTAGATCCCCGTCTTCGCAACCGTACCTTTCGGTTTCGGTGACTGATCCTGTGAAATTGGGCAATGGCGTCCAAGCCTATATCTCCTACCGTGTCATCACTAAG acAAATTTACCTGAGTACCAAGGCCCAGAGAAGATTGTTATTCGACGCTACAGTGATTTTGTTTGGTTACACGATCATCTTTTTGAGAAGTACAAAGGAATTTTTATCCCTCCTCTTCCGGAGAAAAGTGCCGTAG AGAAGTTTCGTTTCAGTTCTGAATTCATTGAAATGAGGTGTCAAGCTTTGGATACATTTGTTAATCGCATAGCTTCGCATCGTGAGCTTCAACAAAGTGAGGATCTGAGAACCTTCTTGCAGGCAGATGAAGAG ACAATGGAGAGGTTAACGTCCCAAGAGACTGGTATTTTTAAGAGGAAGCCAGCCGATTTGATGCAAATCTTCAAG GATGTTCAATCTAGAGTGAGCGACGTCGTTCTCGGGAAGGAAAAACCAGTGGAAGAGTCAAATCCTGAATACGAGAAGCTAAAGCACTACATCTTTGAGCTTGAGAACCACTTGGCTGAAGCTCAGAAGCATGCATATCGTCTTGTGAAAAGGCATAGAG AGTTGGGGCAATCTTTGTCAGACTTTGGGAAGGCAGTGAAACTTCTTGGTGCTTGTGAAGGAAATTCCCTAGGAAAGGCTTTTTCTGACCTTGGGACAAAATCAGAGACGTTGTCAGTTAAGCTGCAAAAGGAG GCACACCAACTCTTGATGAACTTTGAAGAGCCCTTGAAAGATTATGTACGCTCCGTGCAATCGATTAAG GCTACTATAGCAGAGAGGGCCAATGCCTTTAGGCGACAATGTGAACTGGCTGAAacaataaagttaaaagagattAATCT TAACAGACTCGTACTAGTACGTTCTGTTAAGGTGGGAGAAGCAGAATTTGAGTATAACCAG CTGAAGGCAGAGAGTGAGGAAGCAACAAGaatgtttgagaaaattatgCGACTGATGAACGAAGAGATTGTGCATTTTCAGGAACAAAAAACTTTAGATATGGGGATTGCTTTTCAGGAATTTGCAAAAGGACAGGCGCGCCTGGCAAATGGTATTGCAACTGCTTGGCGAAGTCTTCTTCCTAAACTTGAAGCTTGTTCCTCCTCATGA